One Rosa chinensis cultivar Old Blush chromosome 5, RchiOBHm-V2, whole genome shotgun sequence genomic region harbors:
- the LOC112203936 gene encoding uncharacterized protein LOC112203936, translating to MDLLIPMILALSDFLNNEMADMLSRLHLHDDDGDGGDIGGGVRGDQVEEEVSADDRTIFLTFSKGIPFLKRKKYGEFFDAIHMQEVQVADQQPLYARLVVRSASFIPVVLEGQSKAKFSINGKHVWARKYVKKNIVIGEQSSPKGVLAT from the exons ATGGATTTGTTGATCCCTATGATCTTAGCGCTCAGCGATTTCTTGAATAATGAAATGGCGGATATGCTGAGTCGTTTGCATTTGCATGACGATGATGGTGACGGTGGTGATATAGGCGGTGGTGTTCGGGGGGATCAAGTCGAGGAAGAAGTGTCTGCAGATGATAGGACTATTTTCTTGACATTTTCTAAGGGTATCCCATTTCTGAAAAGGAA GAAATATGGGGAATTTTTTGATGCTATCCATATGCAAGAAGTACAAGTAGCGGATCAGCAGCCTTTATATGCCCGCCTTGTGGTTCGTTCCGCTTCTTTTATTCCAGTGGTGCTCGAGGGACAAAGCAAGGCCAAATTTTCTATCAATGGAAAACATGTTTGGGCAAGAAAGTACGTGAAAAAGAATATTGTGATAGGAGAACAAAGTTCACCAAAGGGTGTTTTAGCTACTTGA
- the LOC112203937 gene encoding NAC domain-containing protein 101, which translates to MAIRSSGLPVGVRFHPTDHELLDYYLRTRIAMGDHFHSDFVADCPHFYGDNEPWVVWQIYGGGESKKVEDEKTLYFFTHRRRLSPTTKRFDRKVGSGTWSGQNSREVEDDGVVIGLKREFRYEGGCDSRHNDAWLMQEFQLINDDSDFVLCTLRKNPRKAPPTPTAQGSNVVENTRVNDKKRKSIVDQPRKPKSKKQKKEESCHQEQEGSSIVDQMKVGEAN; encoded by the coding sequence ATGGCAATTCGCTCATCAGGCCTCCCAGTCGGGGTCAGGTTCCATCCCACAGACCACGAACTGCTCGATTACTATCTCCGCACCAGGATTGCCATGGGTGACCACTTTCACTCCGATTTCGTCGCCGATTGTCCTCATTTTTACGGAGACAATGAGCCCTGGGTTGTCTGGCAAATCTATGGCGGCGGTGAGTCCAAGAAAGTGGAGGATGAAAAGACTCTCTATTTCTTCACCCATCGGAGAAGGCTGAGTCCCACCACCAAGCGAtttgatcggaaagtgggttcCGGCACTTGGAGCGGTCAGAATTCGAGAGAAGTTGAGGATGATGGTGTTGTTATTGGGCTCAAGAGGGAGTTCCGATACGAGGGCGGTTGTGATTCTCGTCACAACGACGCTTGGTTGATGcaagagtttcagctcattaaTGATGATTCTGATTTTGTACTGTGCACTTTGAGAAAGAACCCTAGAAAGGCACCACCAACCCCAACTGCTCAGGGGAGCAATGTTGTTGAAAATACCAGAGTTAatgacaaaaagagaaagagcatTGTGGATCAACCCAGAAAGCCTAAATCGAAAAAgcagaaaaaggaagagagtTGTCATCAGGAACAAGAAGGCAGCAGTATTGTTGATCAGATGAAAGTGGGAGAGGCCAATTAA